One Skermanella pratensis genomic window, TCCGGTGGCTGGATATGCCGGACTCTCATAGGGAGGATGTGATCATTCATCGCACCCATGGCAGATTCGGGCATTCAGAAAAGGGCCAAATCCGCTATTGAACTGTAGTAATGGTCCGCAATGCTCGTTTTTGAGGACAGGAGGAATCATGCCCATAACACGACGCCGTTTCATGTCCACCATACAACGTAGCCTGATCGGGGCGCTGACGGCTCTGATGCTGCTCGGTGGGAACGCCGCGCAGGCGGCTGACGGCGCAACCAAGCGCATTATGGTTTACGGCGATTCCAATACCTGGGGCTATGTTCCCGTCGAAAGCGGTCCGACTACGCGCTACCCCCAGGACGTGCGTTGGCCGGGTGTGCTCAGGGTGGCGCTCGGGCCGGGCTATGAGATCATTGACGAGGGGCTAAGCGCGCGCACGACTGACCTGCCTGACCCGACGCTGCCGCACATCTCCGGGGCCGGTCTCGACGGGTCGGCCTATCTGCCGGCCGCCATCGCTACGCACCTGCCGCTCGATCTCGTCGTGATCATGCTCGGCACCAACGACTTGAAGAAGATGTTCAACCGGTCGCC contains:
- a CDS encoding SGNH/GDSL hydrolase family protein, with the protein product MSTIQRSLIGALTALMLLGGNAAQAADGATKRIMVYGDSNTWGYVPVESGPTTRYPQDVRWPGVLRVALGPGYEIIDEGLSARTTDLPDPTLPHISGAGLDGSAYLPAAIATHLPLDLVVIMLGTNDLKKMFNRSPLRIALGVGKLADIVNQAKGGVGTSYPAPKVLILCPPPLGTVAPPERAERFAGGIDKSEALPAYYEGIAAAAGAGFLDVGKLTTTDGVDGIHLTAAAHKAIGNGVAEKVKAILK